Genomic DNA from Fusarium oxysporum Fo47 chromosome IX, complete sequence:
TGGGCAGAGCCTCATGAGATGCTGATGCGCACTTCCATGGCATAAGAGAGGGACCGGCAAAGAGTGGAGGAACAGTGGGACTTGAGAATTGGATAGTGACAGGAATAAGAGCACGACTTGCAATGTCGCAGGACATCGTGGCGGATAATACCCTGTCTGGACCGGCACAAGACGACAAATACGCCGACGTGGTGCTGTGCCGGTTCCAAGAGGTCCAAGGGGGAGAATTATATAACGAGGCCGTGAGCCACCGAGAGATTGTGAAGTTGAGTTGGAGATTGTCAGACAGGCTGTGTTGTGGTGTTTTTCATGATGTTCTCTCATCTGTTGCCTGAACATTAGCAACTTTTTTATTCTACAGTGCGTTGACCATCTATCGGCAGTTGGTTTCCGcagagcctcaacaccaacatttTCTATCGCCAAGTTCTTATCGATTGCTGATCGACAGCTTGAGCCTTGACCAAGGCTTTGAGAGTCACGATAAGATATGGACGACTTTTGCCGCTGCGTTTAGCCGCTTGATGGCTGAGGCATGGTGAAACTGATGATCAACACGAACACCGGAATTCGTCGGCTCAAGAAAGACACAAGGAGATGACACAGCTCCTCTTCCCTCCATCTTGCACACGATAGGGCAGGTTATGATGAGTCGTGGAGCTTATTGCGAGTGGCATGGTCCCAGCGCATCACGAGTCAGATCATGTTCACTTCAGCCTCACAGGTGCGAGCTCCGGGAGGCTCATGCGCTGAAAAGAGCCGCATGCAGGCGGTTCTAGCAAAGTTTTACGCTATGCAAGGTCCCACTTGCCCCAAAGCCAGTCAGTCAGCGGGTGGCTTGGCGGCAAATCCACTTTAGCATCCGAAGATCCTGGCAATGGAACCACATTCAACGTGATTTCCTTTAGATGAGATCCACTACCGATCCATCAAAGATTCAGGCAAGCAAACCTTGTGTGAACGACGATCCACTACCGACCGGTTTGGCTCGGGGCATATCACTGCCATCAACCGGCCCGGTTGTGAGCTTCGAGTCGGCCGGCTGTGGATATATATCCCAGGCTCGCGTCTTGGATTTACTGCCAAGACTACTACTACGGAGTCTCCGGTGACttcacaacaacacaatTGGATCACCACACATTACGTGGAACCACTATTTGATTTCTCTTATATAACAGTTTCTAACAAACGCTGACTGAAAATAACATGACACACATATACAGGGATGACAGAATTCAGGAGATACCAACGTAATGCTCTTACAGAGAGTGAAAGAATGATTCCCGCTGTCTAAATGAAAAAATAACTGGATACTTTACTTCATACACGAGTCCGAGACCTGCTCAGAAGAGGGCATTGCTTCCGCAGTCGAAGACGCCCTGGATGGAACTGGAGTCGTTGGCAAACAGGTCCAACAGCTCCGTGATAGATGACCACAGACCAGCCGCGTTCATGAAAATCGAAATTGCGATGAGGAATGCGTTGACACAGGTCAACAGGATCTTGGTGGGGCTGGCAAACATCTGGTGCCAGTTCATGTGGAACCAGAATACGGCGCTGAAGCCGAATGTGAACCACGAGATGGTAGTCGCCGAGGCAATAGACAAGATAGAGTCGAACACGGGGATGGCgttggagaggatgaagcAGAGAGCCCAGAAGACGGTCACGATGGTCATCCAGATGGACCACGAGCGAACATTGTTGGCAGTCATCTCGCTTTGGAGCTTGAAGTGCTTCATCACCTGGACGTACACGTACTTGATTCCGGTGTGGCCAAAGGCGAGTCCGGTGGATAGAACAGCGGGGAGGACAATGCCATAGGCGATCTTGGCAATGTTCTCTGAAGCCGAGCCGAGGGCGGGCGAGACAGTGTACTCACCAGCAAGGCAGTAGATGGCGATAGCCACGACAACGTAGAAGGTGATGGACACAACCTCCAACCAGGCAAGGGCAAAGCCAAAGTCCTTGACGGGGTCGATCATCTCAGCCATGTAAGTGACGAAGTTGATGTTACCAGAGTAAGCGTAGCAGATCTTGAGGCACGCGTTGAGACCAGAGCGGAAGTCGGGGTTTGCTACGATCTTGATGTCCTTCTTCCAGCCGACGGGCGCAGCGCTGGGGTTCTTGATTCCGAGGGAGATCATGACTAGCACCGCGGCGGCGATGACAGAGACCATGCAGGGGATGCCGGACTGCGAGACGAACTTGGAGGTTCGGGGCGCGCAGAGGACCCAGCAGCAGAGACAGCCGACGCCGATGAAGCCCACAGTGCAGATGGAGTGGCTGGAGATCGTGTTGAAGGCGATTGAGAGCGTGACACTCGC
This window encodes:
- a CDS encoding transmembrane amino acid transporter protein-domain-containing protein, producing the protein MSAYPQDVHNDIYPSDQGHDSSKTNSKEKVPLDNEKGHDIDLHSAHNVPVVDNGFGGGEGSKNFRNMTKWDTTFALLTNQVGLGVLSLPSVLKTMGIIPGLIAIIGIGLLSWYTAFVLKQFFGRHPHVLNVVDMTRVVGGRPLAIASGIGLLVQVIMTAASASVTLSIAFNTISSHSICTVGFIGVGCLCCWVLCAPRTSKFVSQSGIPCMVSVIAAAVLVMISLGIKNPSAAPVGWKKDIKIVANPDFRSGLNACLKICYAYSGNINFVTYMAEMIDPVKDFGFALAWLEVVSITFYVVVAIAIYCLAGEYTVSPALGSASENIAKIAYGIVLPAVLSTGLAFGHTGIKYVYVQVMKHFKLQSEMTANNVRSWSIWMTIVTVFWALCFILSNAIPVFDSILSIASATTISWFTFGFSAVFWFHMNWHQMFASPTKILLTCVNAFLIAISIFMNAAGLWSSITELLDLFANDSSSIQGVFDCGSNALF